A genomic segment from Corythoichthys intestinalis isolate RoL2023-P3 chromosome 2, ASM3026506v1, whole genome shotgun sequence encodes:
- the LOC130912334 gene encoding transcriptional regulator QRICH1-like, with the protein MNNSLDGTSSYEELVRQKARSIPQHRMKEFLESLASKGADALQEFSQQSGDVTTTTTTMVYQQDANCIYTDSTEVAGSLLELACPVQVQVQTPQQIQESTTGQQNVENAEIVQVQIQGQSPGQMLGQVLQVPSSSHQQLQGVTAQLIQPGELTEEQQQQLQAQLVAAVAGGQQIQIQTVDSLSPTQQQDSTERRALGASSQGAGVLQPAKKRKVDMPITVSYALPGQQVATVLAIPQAQGQQQSYVSLRPDLLTVDSSHLYSATGTITSPTGETWTIPVYSAPAGAGGREQVTHIAIPQEAYGTVQVAGANTTTMTTMPTQVTVENDKLKNSSSQSQTAQAVSSITSTGGIGGQEEVVHTLAANTLFPAQLMNGNIHIPVAVQGYSNTTQSLIWDPQQQVLHTQGLTGQDGQPIQAQAVVAEVDGQGQQQVQVQELLLPATLKPEEGLEVWCSWAQRKNAEMDKSDQNKLAPIGRRQALRFQEDLVSCAVAELCMGLSLMTTEARGLEGEPYEADVLYYVFLCIQKYLFDNGRVDDIFSDQYYTRFGKSLHQILQPWTPSVHPLGYIIPSHVTEEMLWECKQLGAHSPSTLLTTLMFYNTKYFHLKTIEQHLKVAFSKVLRHTRKSPNNPKDKSTSIRYLKTTERFIGQKVTDDMYSEQLEDPENPLRCPIKLYDFYLFKCPQSAKGRNDTFYLTPESVVAPNSPIWYSTQPIPKEELEQMLTRILVVREIQETINSLH; encoded by the exons ATGAATAATTCCCTGGATGGTACAAGCTCCTATGAGGAGCTGGTGCGACAGAAAGCTCGGAGTATCCCTCAGCATCGCATGAAGGAGTTTCTTGAGTCCTTGGCCAGTAAAGGCGCAGATGCACTGCAGGAGTTCAGCCAACAAAGCGGAGATGTTACAACCACCACAACAACGATGGTGTATCAGCAAGATGCGAATTGCATCTACACAGACAGCACTGAAGTTGCAGGGTCACTTCTGGAACTAGCTTGTCCG GTTCAGGTCCAAGTTCAGACGCCGCAGCAGATCCAAGAGTCAACAACCGGGCAACAAAATGTTGAGAACGCAGAGATAGTACAG GTGCAGATTCAGGGTCAGTCGCCAGGGCAGATGCTGGGTCAGGTCCTTCAAGTGCCCTCTAGTTCCCATCAGCAGCTCCAAGGTGTGACAGCACAGCTAATTCAGCCAGGAGAACTTACTGAGGAACAGCAACAGCAG CTCCAAGCCCAGTTGGTGGCGGCTGTTGCAGGGGGTCAACAGATCCAAATTCAAACAGTGGATTCCCTCTCTCCAACTCAGCAACAGGACAGCACCGAGAGGAGGGCTTTGGGTGCCTCCTCCCAAGGCGCAGGTGTCCTCCAGCCAGCCAAGAAACGAAAAGTGGACATGCCCATCACAGTGTCCTATGCCCTACCTGGTCAGCAGGTGGCGACAGTCTTGGCTATCCCACAAGCGCAGGGTCAGCAGCAGAGTTATGTTTCCCTGCGACCTGACCTGCTAACAGTGGACAGCTCCCACCTTTACAGTGCTACTGGCACAATCACCAGCCCCACAGGGGAGACCTGGACCATTCCTGTCTATTCTGCTCCTGCAGGAGCTGGAGGACGGGAGCAGGTCACGCACATTGCCATCCCTCAGGAAGCCTATGGAACTGTGCAGGTAGCCGGGGCGAATACTACAACCATGACCACAATGCCAACACAAGTCACTGTTGAAAATGACAAGTTGAAAAACTCGTCCAGTCAAAGTCAGACAGCTCAGGCTGTTTCCAGCATAACAAGCACTGGAGGAATTGGGGGGCAAGAAGAAGTGGTGCACACCTTGGCCGCGAACACACTGTTCCCTGCTCAACTGATGAATGGCAATATCCACATCCCAGTAGCAGTACAGGGCTACTCCAACACTACGCAGTCACTCATTTGGGACCCGCAGCAGCAGGTGCTGCACACACAGGGACTAACTGGGCAGGATGGACAGCCGATACAG GCCCAGGCAGTGGTGGCAGAGGTCGACGGGCAAGGCCAGCAGCAAGTGCAAGTTCAGGAGCTTCTCCTTCCTGCCACTCTCAAACCAGAGGAAGGGCTGGAAGTGTGGTGTTCCTGGGCTCAGCGGAAAAATGCGGAAATGGACAAATCAGATCAAAACAAACTGGCTCCCATTGGCC GACGGCAGGCGCTGCGTTTCCAGGAAGACTTGGTCTCGTGTGCTGTAGCTGAGCTCTGCATGGGTCTCTCTTTAATGACCACAGAGGCCCGAGGCCTAGAAGGAGAGCCATACgaagctgacgtcctttactatGTATTTCTGTGTATCCAAAAA TATCTGTTTGATAATGGTCGCGTGGATGACATCTTTTCAGACCAGTACTACACTCGTTTTGGTAAAAGTTTACACCAGATTCTCCAACCCTGGACGCCGTCTGTTCATCCACTTG GCTATATAATCCCCAGTCATGTGACAGAGGAGATGCTGTGGGAATGTAAACAACTTGGAGCTCATTCCCCATCAACGTTACTTACAACTCTAATGTTCTACAACACAAA GTATTTTCATCTGAAGACAATTGAGCAGCATCTAAAGGTTGCCTTTTCTAAAGTCTTAAGACACACCAGGAAGAGTCCCAATAATCCCAAAGACAAGAGCACCAGCATTCGATACCTGAAAACAACAGAAAGATTCATAGGTCAGAAAG TCACAGATGACATGTACTCAGAGCAGCTGGAAGACCCAGAAAATCCTTTACGATGCCCCATCAAGCTGTATGATTTCTACCTCTTCAAATG TCCGCAGAGCGCCAAGGGACGTAACGACACATTCTACCTAACTCCAGAGTCCGTTGTTGCTCCAAACAGCCCCATCTGGTACTCTACTCAGCCGATCCCAAAAGAGGAGTTGGAACAGATGTTGACTCGCATCCTTGTTGTCCGTGAAATCCAGGAAACCATCAATAGCTTACACTAA
- the LOC130912335 gene encoding receptor-type tyrosine-protein phosphatase V-like isoform X3 — protein sequence MRLQTFSRAQILHEFESKCKALSASDNRGFKQEFEELKDVGKDLSTKAADLEANREKNRYPYILPYDHCRGGRSERDFICTQGPMRDTMNDFWRMVWEQNVRIIVMVTALRYRDLVLCDEYWSLQPGTVYHGPFQVTTMARKQGPDYFISTINIRQRDCPTDRILTHYHYPSWPDRGVPKDPSSLCAFTDHVRQHLETIPRLGPAVVHCSAGVGRSGSFVTLLWLMQLCVRGIRPDIRATVTDLRLHRMWMVQNLEQYIFVHQCLLYWLSGGKSSWSSSFTHSDQANRELRRRNRHQRQMHPSEQNSILQQFLQPGKLLRRLLPS from the exons ATGAG ACTGCAAACCTTCTCAAGAGCACAGATCCTGCATGAGTTTGAGTCTAAGTGCAAGGCGCTCTCTGCTTCTGACAACAGAGGATTCAAGCAAGAATTTGAG GAGCTGAAGGATGTCGGCAAAGATCTTTCAACCAAGGCGGCCGACTTGGAGGCTAACAGGGAAAAGAACCGATACCCATATATATTGCCAT ATGACCACTGCCGC GGTGGAAGATCTGAGAGAGACTTTATCTGCACCCAGGGTCCTATGCGCGACACCATGAACGATTTCTGGAGGATGGTGTGGGAGCAGAATGTCAGGATAATTGTCATGGTGACAGCTCTGAGATACAGAGACTTG GTACTATGTGATGAGTATTGGTCTCTGCAACCAGGAACAGTTTATCACGGCCCTTTCCAAGTGACAACAATGGCTCGGAAACAAGGCCCAGACTACTTTATCTCCACCATTAACATCAGACAG AGAGACTGTCCAACAGATCGGATCCTAACACACTACCACTATCCATCCTGGCCAGACCGGGGCGTCCCAAAAGACCCGTCGTCACTCTGTGCCTTCACAGATCATGTGCGACAGCATTTGGAAACCATTCCACGTTTGGGCCCGGCTGTTGTGCACTGCAG CGCTGGCGTAGGCCGTTCAGGGAGCTTCGTCACACTGCTGTGGCTGATGCAGCTGTGTGTTAGGGGGATACGTCCTGATATACGAGCTACTGTGACTGACCTACGACTTCATAGAATGTGGATGGTCCAGAATCTG GAGCAGTACATATTTGTTCATCAGTGTCTCCTGTACTGGTTAAGCGGTGGGAAGTCCTCATGGTCATCAAG TTTTACACACTCAGATCAGGCAAACCGTGAGTTGAGGAGGAGAAATCGCCATCAGAGACAGATGCATCCATCTGAGCAAAACAGTATATTGCAGCAATTTTTACAACCCGGGAAGCTACTGCGAAGGCTGTTACCCTCTTAA
- the LOC130912335 gene encoding receptor-type tyrosine-protein phosphatase V-like isoform X2 — protein sequence MRLQTFSRAQILHEFESKCKALSASDNRGFKQEFEELKDVGKDLSTKAADLEANREKNRYPYILPYDHCRVRLSFQNSLPNSDYINANFVPGPMRDTMNDFWRMVWEQNVRIIVMVTALRYRDLVLCDEYWSLQPGTVYHGPFQVTTMARKQGPDYFISTINIRQRDCPTDRILTHYHYPSWPDRGVPKDPSSLCAFTDHVRQHLETIPRLGPAVVHCSAGVGRSGSFVTLLWLMQLCVRGIRPDIRATVTDLRLHRMWMVQNLEQYIFVHQCLLYWLSGGKSSWSSSFTHSDQANRELRRRNRHQRQMHPSEQNSILQQFLQPGKLLRRLLPS from the exons ATGAG ACTGCAAACCTTCTCAAGAGCACAGATCCTGCATGAGTTTGAGTCTAAGTGCAAGGCGCTCTCTGCTTCTGACAACAGAGGATTCAAGCAAGAATTTGAG GAGCTGAAGGATGTCGGCAAAGATCTTTCAACCAAGGCGGCCGACTTGGAGGCTAACAGGGAAAAGAACCGATACCCATATATATTGCCAT ATGACCACTGCCGCGTAAGGCTATCTTTTCAAAACTCCCTTCCCAATTCTGACTACATCAATGCCAATTTTGTACCT GGTCCTATGCGCGACACCATGAACGATTTCTGGAGGATGGTGTGGGAGCAGAATGTCAGGATAATTGTCATGGTGACAGCTCTGAGATACAGAGACTTG GTACTATGTGATGAGTATTGGTCTCTGCAACCAGGAACAGTTTATCACGGCCCTTTCCAAGTGACAACAATGGCTCGGAAACAAGGCCCAGACTACTTTATCTCCACCATTAACATCAGACAG AGAGACTGTCCAACAGATCGGATCCTAACACACTACCACTATCCATCCTGGCCAGACCGGGGCGTCCCAAAAGACCCGTCGTCACTCTGTGCCTTCACAGATCATGTGCGACAGCATTTGGAAACCATTCCACGTTTGGGCCCGGCTGTTGTGCACTGCAG CGCTGGCGTAGGCCGTTCAGGGAGCTTCGTCACACTGCTGTGGCTGATGCAGCTGTGTGTTAGGGGGATACGTCCTGATATACGAGCTACTGTGACTGACCTACGACTTCATAGAATGTGGATGGTCCAGAATCTG GAGCAGTACATATTTGTTCATCAGTGTCTCCTGTACTGGTTAAGCGGTGGGAAGTCCTCATGGTCATCAAG TTTTACACACTCAGATCAGGCAAACCGTGAGTTGAGGAGGAGAAATCGCCATCAGAGACAGATGCATCCATCTGAGCAAAACAGTATATTGCAGCAATTTTTACAACCCGGGAAGCTACTGCGAAGGCTGTTACCCTCTTAA
- the LOC130912335 gene encoding receptor-type tyrosine-protein phosphatase beta-like isoform X4 encodes MRLQTFSRAQILHEFESKCKALSASDNRGFKQEFEGGRSERDFICTQGPMRDTMNDFWRMVWEQNVRIIVMVTALRYRDLVLCDEYWSLQPGTVYHGPFQVTTMARKQGPDYFISTINIRQRDCPTDRILTHYHYPSWPDRGVPKDPSSLCAFTDHVRQHLETIPRLGPAVVHCSAGVGRSGSFVTLLWLMQLCVRGIRPDIRATVTDLRLHRMWMVQNLEQYIFVHQCLLYWLSGGKSSWSSSFTHSDQANRELRRRNRHQRQMHPSEQNSILQQFLQPGKLLRRLLPS; translated from the exons ATGAG ACTGCAAACCTTCTCAAGAGCACAGATCCTGCATGAGTTTGAGTCTAAGTGCAAGGCGCTCTCTGCTTCTGACAACAGAGGATTCAAGCAAGAATTTGAG GGTGGAAGATCTGAGAGAGACTTTATCTGCACCCAGGGTCCTATGCGCGACACCATGAACGATTTCTGGAGGATGGTGTGGGAGCAGAATGTCAGGATAATTGTCATGGTGACAGCTCTGAGATACAGAGACTTG GTACTATGTGATGAGTATTGGTCTCTGCAACCAGGAACAGTTTATCACGGCCCTTTCCAAGTGACAACAATGGCTCGGAAACAAGGCCCAGACTACTTTATCTCCACCATTAACATCAGACAG AGAGACTGTCCAACAGATCGGATCCTAACACACTACCACTATCCATCCTGGCCAGACCGGGGCGTCCCAAAAGACCCGTCGTCACTCTGTGCCTTCACAGATCATGTGCGACAGCATTTGGAAACCATTCCACGTTTGGGCCCGGCTGTTGTGCACTGCAG CGCTGGCGTAGGCCGTTCAGGGAGCTTCGTCACACTGCTGTGGCTGATGCAGCTGTGTGTTAGGGGGATACGTCCTGATATACGAGCTACTGTGACTGACCTACGACTTCATAGAATGTGGATGGTCCAGAATCTG GAGCAGTACATATTTGTTCATCAGTGTCTCCTGTACTGGTTAAGCGGTGGGAAGTCCTCATGGTCATCAAG TTTTACACACTCAGATCAGGCAAACCGTGAGTTGAGGAGGAGAAATCGCCATCAGAGACAGATGCATCCATCTGAGCAAAACAGTATATTGCAGCAATTTTTACAACCCGGGAAGCTACTGCGAAGGCTGTTACCCTCTTAA
- the LOC130912335 gene encoding receptor-type tyrosine-protein phosphatase V-like isoform X1: MRLQTFSRAQILHEFESKCKALSASDNRGFKQEFEELKDVGKDLSTKAADLEANREKNRYPYILPYDHCRVRLSFQNSLPNSDYINANFVPGGRSERDFICTQGPMRDTMNDFWRMVWEQNVRIIVMVTALRYRDLVLCDEYWSLQPGTVYHGPFQVTTMARKQGPDYFISTINIRQRDCPTDRILTHYHYPSWPDRGVPKDPSSLCAFTDHVRQHLETIPRLGPAVVHCSAGVGRSGSFVTLLWLMQLCVRGIRPDIRATVTDLRLHRMWMVQNLEQYIFVHQCLLYWLSGGKSSWSSSFTHSDQANRELRRRNRHQRQMHPSEQNSILQQFLQPGKLLRRLLPS; encoded by the exons ATGAG ACTGCAAACCTTCTCAAGAGCACAGATCCTGCATGAGTTTGAGTCTAAGTGCAAGGCGCTCTCTGCTTCTGACAACAGAGGATTCAAGCAAGAATTTGAG GAGCTGAAGGATGTCGGCAAAGATCTTTCAACCAAGGCGGCCGACTTGGAGGCTAACAGGGAAAAGAACCGATACCCATATATATTGCCAT ATGACCACTGCCGCGTAAGGCTATCTTTTCAAAACTCCCTTCCCAATTCTGACTACATCAATGCCAATTTTGTACCT GGTGGAAGATCTGAGAGAGACTTTATCTGCACCCAGGGTCCTATGCGCGACACCATGAACGATTTCTGGAGGATGGTGTGGGAGCAGAATGTCAGGATAATTGTCATGGTGACAGCTCTGAGATACAGAGACTTG GTACTATGTGATGAGTATTGGTCTCTGCAACCAGGAACAGTTTATCACGGCCCTTTCCAAGTGACAACAATGGCTCGGAAACAAGGCCCAGACTACTTTATCTCCACCATTAACATCAGACAG AGAGACTGTCCAACAGATCGGATCCTAACACACTACCACTATCCATCCTGGCCAGACCGGGGCGTCCCAAAAGACCCGTCGTCACTCTGTGCCTTCACAGATCATGTGCGACAGCATTTGGAAACCATTCCACGTTTGGGCCCGGCTGTTGTGCACTGCAG CGCTGGCGTAGGCCGTTCAGGGAGCTTCGTCACACTGCTGTGGCTGATGCAGCTGTGTGTTAGGGGGATACGTCCTGATATACGAGCTACTGTGACTGACCTACGACTTCATAGAATGTGGATGGTCCAGAATCTG GAGCAGTACATATTTGTTCATCAGTGTCTCCTGTACTGGTTAAGCGGTGGGAAGTCCTCATGGTCATCAAG TTTTACACACTCAGATCAGGCAAACCGTGAGTTGAGGAGGAGAAATCGCCATCAGAGACAGATGCATCCATCTGAGCAAAACAGTATATTGCAGCAATTTTTACAACCCGGGAAGCTACTGCGAAGGCTGTTACCCTCTTAA